The proteins below are encoded in one region of Pseudomonas entomophila L48:
- the fabG gene encoding 3-oxoacyl-ACP reductase FabG, producing the protein MTDTILVTGSSRGIGRAIALRLARAGFDLVLHCRSGRAEADAVAAEVQALGQQARVLQFDVADREACKAILEADVETYGAYYGVVCNAGLTRDGAFPALTEDDWDQVMRTNLDGFYNVLHPLTMPMIRRRAPGRIVCVTSVSGLIGNRGQVNYSASKAGLIGAAKALAIELGKRRITVNCVAPGLIDTAMLDEHVPVDELLKMIPAGRMGTPEEVAGAVNFLMSPEAAYITRQVLAVNGGLC; encoded by the coding sequence ATGACTGACACCATCCTGGTCACCGGCTCCAGCCGTGGCATTGGCCGGGCCATCGCCCTGCGCCTGGCACGCGCCGGTTTCGACCTGGTCCTGCACTGCCGTAGCGGCCGCGCCGAGGCCGACGCCGTCGCCGCCGAGGTCCAGGCCCTGGGCCAGCAGGCACGGGTGCTGCAGTTCGATGTCGCCGACCGCGAAGCCTGCAAGGCCATCCTGGAGGCCGACGTGGAGACTTACGGCGCCTACTACGGCGTGGTGTGCAATGCCGGCCTGACCCGCGACGGCGCCTTCCCGGCGTTGACCGAGGACGATTGGGACCAGGTCATGCGTACCAACCTGGACGGCTTCTACAACGTCCTGCACCCGCTGACGATGCCGATGATTCGTCGCCGCGCGCCGGGCCGCATCGTCTGCGTCACCTCGGTGTCCGGGCTGATCGGCAACCGCGGCCAGGTCAACTACAGCGCCTCCAAGGCCGGACTGATCGGCGCCGCCAAGGCCCTGGCGATCGAGCTGGGCAAGCGCCGCATCACCGTCAACTGCGTGGCCCCGGGGCTGATCGACACCGCCATGCTCGACGAGCACGTACCGGTGGACGAACTGCTGAAGATGATCCCCGCCGGGCGCATGGGCACGCCGGAAGAAGTGGCCGGCGCGGTGAATTTCCTCATGTCGCCCGAGGCGGCCTACATCACCCGCCAGGTGCTGGCGGTCAACGGAGGGCTGTGCTGA
- a CDS encoding hotdog family protein: MIAWPLAELLPHAGDMILIDQVDSCDEEQIHTRTTVRPGGLFNRADGSLPAWLGLELMAQSVAAYAGCRARRLGQPVELGFLLGTRKFECDVEQFPAGAELHIHALRSLEDDNGMGVFECHLRGPGIHASARLNVYRPPQVASYLAEAGPEESPHD; encoded by the coding sequence ATGATTGCCTGGCCTTTGGCCGAACTGCTGCCCCACGCCGGCGACATGATCCTGATCGATCAGGTCGACAGCTGCGACGAGGAGCAGATCCACACCCGTACCACCGTGCGCCCCGGCGGCCTGTTCAACCGCGCCGACGGCAGCCTGCCGGCGTGGCTGGGCCTGGAGCTGATGGCCCAGAGCGTGGCGGCCTACGCCGGCTGCCGCGCCCGCCGCCTCGGCCAGCCCGTGGAGCTGGGCTTCCTGCTTGGCACCCGCAAGTTCGAATGCGATGTCGAGCAGTTCCCGGCCGGCGCCGAGTTGCACATCCACGCGCTGCGCTCGCTGGAAGACGACAACGGCATGGGCGTGTTCGAATGTCACCTGCGTGGCCCCGGCATCCATGCCAGCGCCCGCCTGAATGTCTACCGCCCGCCGCAAGTGGCCAGCTACCTGGCCGAGGCGGGCCCTGAGGAGTCCCCCCATGACTGA
- a CDS encoding beta-ketoacyl-[acyl-carrier-protein] synthase family protein, with the protein MTAYLNALGLVCALGRGQAEVAARLFAGDCSGMQPQDGWVPDRRPPVGAVSGELPAVPLPEQHSRNNQLLYCAALQIEPAIRQAITEFGPQRVGVVLGTSTSGIAEASAGIAHYLREGALPDSYRYDQQALSAPAEFLADWLQLSGPAYVISTACTSSGRALLSARRLLDLGLCDAVLCGGVDSLCGLTLNGFSALDAVSEQRCNPFSVNRDGINIGEGAALFVMTRTRPTQGPSIALLGAGASSDAHHISAPDPTGKGALQAMAKALDNAGLAAAQIDYVNLHGTATQHNDAMESLAVHALFGASTPCSSSKPMTGHTLGAAGALEAAFCWLALSEHNPDNRLPPHVWDGQRDPQLANLALADSDQRLPQERPRRLMSNSFAFGGNNVSLILGDTP; encoded by the coding sequence ATGACCGCCTACCTCAATGCCTTGGGCCTGGTCTGCGCCCTCGGTCGCGGCCAGGCCGAGGTGGCCGCGCGCCTGTTCGCCGGTGACTGCTCCGGCATGCAGCCCCAGGACGGCTGGGTACCGGACCGGCGCCCTCCCGTGGGCGCGGTGAGCGGCGAACTACCCGCCGTGCCACTGCCCGAACAGCACAGCCGCAACAACCAGCTGCTCTACTGCGCGGCCCTGCAGATCGAACCGGCGATCCGCCAGGCGATCACCGAATTCGGCCCACAGCGGGTCGGCGTAGTGCTGGGCACCAGCACGTCGGGCATCGCCGAAGCCAGCGCCGGCATCGCCCATTACCTGCGCGAAGGGGCCCTGCCCGACAGCTACCGCTACGACCAGCAAGCGCTGAGCGCCCCTGCCGAGTTCCTGGCCGACTGGCTGCAACTGAGCGGCCCGGCCTATGTGATTTCCACCGCCTGCACTTCCAGTGGCCGGGCGCTGCTGAGCGCGCGCCGCCTGCTCGACCTGGGCCTGTGCGACGCGGTGCTGTGCGGTGGCGTCGACAGCCTGTGCGGGCTGACCCTCAACGGCTTCAGCGCCCTGGACGCAGTCAGCGAACAACGCTGCAACCCGTTCTCGGTCAACCGCGACGGCATCAACATCGGCGAAGGCGCGGCGCTGTTCGTCATGACCCGCACGCGTCCGACGCAGGGCCCTTCAATCGCCTTGCTGGGTGCCGGCGCCAGCTCCGACGCCCACCACATTTCGGCTCCGGACCCCACCGGCAAGGGCGCCTTGCAAGCCATGGCCAAGGCCCTGGACAATGCCGGGCTGGCCGCGGCGCAGATCGACTACGTGAACCTGCACGGCACCGCCACCCAGCACAACGACGCCATGGAAAGCCTGGCCGTGCATGCTCTGTTCGGTGCCAGCACGCCCTGCTCGTCGAGCAAGCCGATGACCGGCCATACCCTCGGCGCGGCCGGTGCGCTGGAAGCGGCGTTCTGCTGGCTGGCCCTGAGCGAACACAACCCGGACAACCGGCTGCCCCCCCATGTGTGGGACGGCCAGCGCGACCCGCAACTGGCGAACCTGGCCCTGGCCGACAGCGACCAGCGCCTGCCCCAGGAACGCCCGCGCCGATTGATGAGCAATTCGTTCGCCTTCGGCGGCAACAACGTGAGCCTGATTCTCGGAGACACCCCATGA
- a CDS encoding class I SAM-dependent methyltransferase, with protein sequence MSQQPYLSDTYVEETRIGFWFLRSHTWQHHVLRVAINDLRGLFDGELPQAPVLLDAGCGQGKSFKHLLQVFAPSRLLGTDADPHSLALSAAEAQRLGVEVELQGSDCAALQFPDASVDILFCHQTFHHLVEQEKALAEFYRVLKPGGYLLFAESTEAYIDTWVIRWLFRHPMHVQKSAEGYLQMLRAQGFEFTARNVSYPYLWWSRSKDFGLLERLGLRKPPPVGQREETLVNVVARKPLEQP encoded by the coding sequence ATGAGCCAACAGCCCTACCTGAGCGACACCTACGTCGAAGAGACCCGCATCGGCTTCTGGTTCCTGCGCAGCCACACCTGGCAACACCATGTGCTGCGCGTGGCGATCAACGACCTGCGCGGGCTGTTCGATGGCGAGCTGCCCCAGGCGCCGGTGCTGTTGGACGCCGGCTGCGGCCAGGGCAAGTCGTTCAAGCACCTGCTGCAGGTGTTCGCCCCGTCGCGCCTGCTGGGCACCGACGCCGACCCGCACAGCCTGGCGCTGAGCGCCGCCGAGGCGCAGCGGCTGGGTGTTGAGGTGGAGCTGCAGGGCAGCGACTGCGCGGCGCTGCAGTTCCCCGACGCCAGCGTCGACATCCTGTTCTGCCACCAGACCTTCCACCACCTGGTGGAGCAGGAGAAAGCCCTGGCCGAGTTCTACCGGGTGCTCAAGCCGGGTGGCTACCTGCTGTTCGCCGAGTCCACCGAGGCCTACATCGACACCTGGGTGATCCGCTGGCTGTTCCGCCACCCCATGCACGTGCAGAAGAGCGCCGAAGGCTACCTGCAGATGCTGCGCGCCCAGGGCTTCGAATTCACCGCGCGCAACGTGTCCTACCCTTATCTATGGTGGAGCCGCTCGAAGGATTTCGGCCTGCTCGAACGCCTGGGCCTGCGCAAGCCGCCACCCGTTGGCCAGCGCGAGGAAACCCTGGTCAACGTGGTGGCGCGCAAGCCACTGGAGCAACCATGA
- a CDS encoding NAD(P)/FAD-dependent oxidoreductase, producing the protein MPNCELQQRQVLVIGAGPSGAIAAALLKRKGHDVLVIERQRFPRFSIGESLLSHCLDFVEEAGMLEAVEAAGFQHKNGAAFAWGEEYSAFDFGLTFSQGKPSTFQVQRAQFDQLLADQAQAQGVEIRYEHEIVSVDMGGDCPRVRVRRPEGDEYEVESAFVLDASGYGRVLPRLLELEAPSNFPVRQAVFTHIEDRIDHPGFDRDKILITTHPEHRDIWFWTIPFSNGRTSLGVVAAAERFAEAPADLDACLKHFVAQTPSLSTVLANAVWDTPARTIGGYSANVSTLHGPGFALLGNAAEFLDPVFSSGVTIAMRSASMAANLLHRQLEGEVVDWQAEFATPLKRGVDTFRAYVEGWYDGSFQDVIYHPGSSPEIRAMISSILAGYAWDLRNPFVAEPKRRLRTLAELCARTPA; encoded by the coding sequence ATGCCGAACTGTGAACTGCAACAACGCCAGGTGCTGGTGATCGGCGCCGGGCCTTCCGGCGCCATCGCCGCCGCCCTGCTCAAGCGCAAGGGCCACGATGTGCTGGTGATCGAGCGCCAGCGCTTTCCGCGCTTTTCCATCGGCGAGAGCCTGCTGTCCCACTGCCTGGACTTCGTCGAAGAGGCCGGGATGCTCGAGGCCGTCGAGGCTGCGGGCTTCCAGCACAAGAACGGCGCCGCCTTCGCCTGGGGCGAGGAATACAGCGCGTTCGACTTCGGCCTGACCTTCTCCCAGGGCAAGCCGAGCACCTTCCAGGTGCAACGCGCGCAGTTCGACCAGTTGCTCGCCGACCAGGCGCAAGCCCAGGGCGTGGAGATCCGCTACGAGCACGAAATCGTCAGCGTCGACATGGGCGGTGACTGCCCGCGTGTGCGGGTACGCCGCCCCGAGGGTGATGAATACGAAGTGGAAAGCGCCTTCGTGCTCGACGCCAGCGGCTACGGCCGCGTGCTGCCGCGCCTGCTGGAACTGGAAGCACCGTCGAACTTCCCGGTGCGCCAGGCGGTGTTCACCCATATCGAGGACCGCATCGACCACCCCGGTTTCGACCGCGACAAGATCCTCATCACCACCCACCCCGAACACCGTGACATCTGGTTCTGGACCATCCCGTTCAGCAACGGCCGCACCTCCCTCGGCGTGGTCGCCGCCGCCGAGCGCTTCGCCGAGGCGCCGGCCGACCTGGACGCCTGCCTCAAGCACTTCGTGGCACAGACCCCGAGCCTGTCCACTGTGCTGGCCAATGCCGTGTGGGACACCCCGGCGCGCACCATCGGCGGCTACTCGGCCAATGTCAGCACCCTGCACGGCCCGGGCTTCGCCCTGCTGGGCAACGCCGCCGAGTTCCTCGACCCGGTATTCTCCTCGGGCGTGACCATCGCCATGCGCTCGGCGAGCATGGCCGCCAACCTGCTGCACCGTCAGCTGGAAGGCGAGGTGGTGGACTGGCAGGCCGAGTTCGCCACGCCGCTCAAGCGTGGCGTCGACACCTTCCGCGCCTATGTCGAAGGCTGGTACGACGGCAGCTTCCAGGACGTGATCTACCACCCCGGCAGCTCGCCGGAAATCCGCGCCATGATCAGCTCGATCCTGGCCGGCTACGCCTGGGACCTGCGCAACCCGTTCGTCGCCGAGCCCAAGCGCCGCCTGCGTACCCTCGCCGAGCTGTGCGCGAGGACGCCGGCATGA